Proteins encoded together in one Falco peregrinus isolate bFalPer1 chromosome 2, bFalPer1.pri, whole genome shotgun sequence window:
- the LLGL2 gene encoding LLGL scribble cell polarity complex component 2 isoform X4, with protein MRRFLRPGHDPVRERLKRDLFQFNKTVEHGFPHQPSALGYSPFLHLMAIGTRSGAIKLYGAPGVEFMGLHEENNTVMQIHFIPDQCQLVTLLDDNSLHLWSLKQHSGVSELREEHRFTLKGPPGSPPSATQITAVLPHSSREVLYLGTESGNIFVVELPSFRVLEDRTITSEAVLQRVPEDYCNRRSCELVEALREHPKNPDQILIGYSRGLIVLWDLQSNKVTHHFLGSQQLENLYWQRDGSKFISCHYDGSYTQWPLSSDNRQHEPLENIVPYGPFPCKAISKIYWQTTKNGIPYIIFQGGMPRASYGDRHSISVVHGSQQTAFDFTSRVIDFFIIFSSEPTAEFDDPSAMVVLAEEELVVIDLKTAGWPAVHPPYLASLHCSAITCSHHVSNIPLKLWERIISAGSKQNIHYSNMPWPIDGGTNIAPDPPQRDLLLTGHEDGTVRFWDASGVCLHLLYKLSTVRVFLTDADPNDNMNTLGEDEWPPLRKVGTFDPYSDDPRLGIQKIYLCKYSGYLAVAGTAGQILVMELNDEDAEHVVDHAEADLLQDQEGYRWKGHEKLKTRDGPVRFEAGFQPFVLVQCQPPAVVTSLALHSEWKLVAFGTSHGFGLFDHQQKRLVFVKCTLHPSDQLALEGPLSRVKSLKKSLRQSFRRIRRSRVSSRKRRGGSGNASDVQEANAKFDQDTLQEMELAPVQRKIEARSAEDSFTGFVRTLYFADTFLRDSSRHCPSLWAGTNGGTVYAFCLRVPPAERRMDEPVRAEQAKEIQLMHRAPVVGILVLDGRSIPLPEPLEVAHDLSKSPDMQGSHQLLVVSEEQFKVFTLPKVSSKLKLKLTALEGCRVRKVTVANFGSCKTDDYSENDLAVLTNLGDIQIISLPFLKLQIRYPCIRKEDVSGIASCVFTKYGQGFYLISPSEFERFSLSTKWLVEPRCIVDMPEVTSNNHVHKKSGMENATRKSRGPERSLGDYGEDERKSGRLMEHALLNDEKVLKEIQSTLEGGRGSYAERNLARSPLGHGLSNGGAD; from the exons ATGAGAAGGTTCTTAAGACCCGGACATGATCCAGTGAGAGAGAGGCTTAAACGTGACCTTTTCCAGTTTAACAAG ACTGTTGAACATGGATTTCCCCATCAACCCAGTGCACTGGGCTATAGCCCATTTCTCCACCTTATGGCCATTGGAACGCGATCAGGAGCCATTAAACT ATATGGTGCTCCTGGGGTGGAGTTCATGGGtttacatgaagaaaacaatACTGTAATGCAGATTCACTTTATACCTGATCAG TGCCAGCTGGTGACATTGCTAGATGATAACAGTTTGCACCTTTGGAGCCTGAAGCAGCACAGTGGAGTATCTGAGCTGCGGGAGGAGCACCGCTTCACGTTGAAAGGGCCACCTGG GTCTCCACCAAGTGCCACGCAGATAACAGCTGTCCTTCCCCATTCCTCACGGGAAGTCCTGTATCTTGGCACGGAGAGTGGCAACATCTTTGTAGTGGAGCTTCCATCCTTCAGAGTGCTAGAGGACAGGACCATAACCTctgaggctgtgctgcagcg AGTACCGGAAGATTACTGTAACAGACGATCATGTGAATTGGTGGAAGCCCTTCGGGAACATCCCAAGAACCCTGACCAGATCCTGATTGGATACAGCAGGGGCTTGATTGTCCTCTGGGACCTGCAGAGTAACAAAGTGACACACCATTTCCTGGGCAGCCAG CAACTGGAGAACCTCTACTGGCAAAGGGATGGCAGTAAATTCATTAGTTGTCACTATGATGGAAGTTACACCCAGTGGCCACTATCCAGTGACAACAGGCAGCATGAGCCTCTGGAAAACATTGTGCCTTATG GTCCATTTCCTTGCAAGGCCATCTCCAAGATCTACTGGCAGACAACAAAAAATGG GATTCCTTACATTATATTCCAAGGAGGGATGCCCCGAGCTAGCTATGGTGACCGGCACAGTATTTCTGTTGTCCATGGCAGTCAGCAAACAGCCTTTGATTTCACATCACGGGTGATAGACTTCTTTATAATCTTCAGTTCAGAGCCTACTGCAG AGTTTGATGACCCTTCTGCTATGGTGGTGCTGGCAGAAGAAGAGCTGGTAGTTATAGATTTGAAAactgcaggctggccagcagtCCATCCTCCATACCTGGCTTCTCTCCATTGCTCAGCCATCACCTGCTCACACCATGTCTCCAACATCCCTCTGAAACTGTGGGAGAGGATTATCAGTGCTGGGAGCAAGCAGAACATTCACTACTCAAATATG CCATGGCCGATTGATGGTGGCACCAACATAGCTCCAGATCCTCCACAGAGGGACTTGCTTCTAACAGG GCATGAAGATGGTACTGTGCGGTTTTGGGACGCATCTGGTGTCTGCTTACATCTTCTCTATAAGCTAAGCACAGTGAGAGTATTTCTCACAGATGCTGATCCCAATGACAATATGAACACCCTGGGTGAGGATGAATGGCCTCCACTTCGCAAA GTTGGTACCTTCGACCCTTACAGTGATGATCCTAGACTTGGGATCCAGAAGATCTACCTGTGTAAATACAGTGGATACTTGGCTGTAGCTGGTACAGCAGGACAG atacTAGTGATGGAACTGAATGACGAAGATGCAGAACATGTTGTGGACCACGCTGAAGCAGATCTCCTGCAGGACCAAGAGGGCTATCGATGGAAAGGTcatgagaaattaaaaactcGAGATGGACCTGTTCGATTTGAAGCTGGTTTTCAACCATTTGTCCTTGTCCAATGTCAACCACCAGCTGTAGTCACCTCATTGGCCCTTCACTCTGAATGGAAACTTGTGGCCTTTGGTACCAGTCATGGTTTTGGGCTTTTTGACCACCAGCAGAAACGACTGGTCTTTGTCAA GTGTACGCTGCATCCTAGTGATCAATTGGCCTTAGAAGGCCCACTGTCTCGGGTGAAATCCTTGAAGAAGTCCCTCCGTCAATCGTTCAGACGGATTAGAAGAAGCCGGGTATCTAGTAGGAAGCGACGAGGAGGGAGTGGAAATGCCTCAGAC GTGCAAGAAGCAAACGCCAAATTTGACCAAGACACATTGCAGGAAATGGAACTGGCTCCAGTCCAGCGGAAGATTGAAGCCCGGTCTGCAGAAGACTCCTTCACTGGCTTTGTGCGAACCTTATATTTTGCTGATACCTTCTTGAGAGACA GCTCCCGCCACTGCCCATCCTTGTGGGCAGGCACCAATGGAGGTACAGTCTACGCCTTCTGTTTACGTGTTCCTCCAGCAGAGAGGAGGATGGATGAACCTgtcagggcagagcagg CCAAAGAGATTCAGCTGATGCACAGGGCTCCTGTTGTGGGTATACTTGTCTTGGACGGACGCAGCATTCCCCTCCCAGAACCTCTAGAAGTGGCACATGACCTTTCTAAGAGTCCTGATATGCAAGGCAGCCATCAACTGTTGGTAGTGTCTGAAGAGCAATTTAAG GTGTTCACATTACCCAAAGTTAGCTCCAAACTGAAGCTCAAGCTGACGGCCCTGGAAGGCTGTAGGGTACGAAAGGTGACGGTTGCAAACTTTGGCAGCTGCAAGACTGACGATTACAGTGAAAATGACCTGGCTGTCCTAACTAATCTAGGAGACATTCAGATCATCTCACTGCCCTTCCTCAAGTTACAGATCCGCTACCCTTGCATCCGCAAAGAGGATGTGAGCGGCATTGCATCCTGCGTCTTCACTAAATATGGCCAAG GTTTCTATCTGATCTCTCCATCGGAGTTTGAGAGGTTTTCGCTTTCTACCAAATGGTTAGTGGAGCCCCGGTGCATTGTGGACATGCCGGAAGTTACAAGCAACAACCATGTGCACAAGAAATCTGGCATGGAGAATGCAACAAGAAAATCCAG gGGACCAGAAAGGAGTTTGGGTGACTATGGAGAAGATG aaaggaagTCTGGGAGGCTGATGGAACATGCCTTACTCAATGACGAAA AAGTCCTGAAGGAGATCCAGAGTACTctggagggaggcagagg GAGCtatgcagaaagaaatttgGCAAGAAGTCCATTAGGACACGGACTAAGTAATGGAGGAG CAGATTGA
- the LLGL2 gene encoding LLGL scribble cell polarity complex component 2 isoform X2: MAKIFVAKITTARKMRRFLRPGHDPVRERLKRDLFQFNKTVEHGFPHQPSALGYSPFLHLMAIGTRSGAIKLYGAPGVEFMGLHEENNTVMQIHFIPDQCQLVTLLDDNSLHLWSLKQHSGVSELREEHRFTLKGPPGSPPSATQITAVLPHSSREVLYLGTESGNIFVVELPSFRVLEDRTITSEAVLQRVPEDYCNRRSCELVEALREHPKNPDQILIGYSRGLIVLWDLQSNKVTHHFLGSQQLENLYWQRDGSKFISCHYDGSYTQWPLSSDNRQHEPLENIVPYGPFPCKAISKIYWQTTKNGIPYIIFQGGMPRASYGDRHSISVVHGSQQTAFDFTSRVIDFFIIFSSEPTAEFDDPSAMVVLAEEELVVIDLKTAGWPAVHPPYLASLHCSAITCSHHVSNIPLKLWERIISAGSKQNIHYSNMPWPIDGGTNIAPDPPQRDLLLTGHEDGTVRFWDASGVCLHLLYKLSTVRVFLTDADPNDNMNTLGEDEWPPLRKVGTFDPYSDDPRLGIQKIYLCKYSGYLAVAGTAGQILVMELNDEDAEHVVDHAEADLLQDQEGYRWKGHEKLKTRDGPVRFEAGFQPFVLVQCQPPAVVTSLALHSEWKLVAFGTSHGFGLFDHQQKRLVFVKCTLHPSDQLALEGPLSRVKSLKKSLRQSFRRIRRSRVSSRKRRGGSGNASDVQEANAKFDQDTLQEMELAPVQRKIEARSAEDSFTGFVRTLYFADTFLRDSSRHCPSLWAGTNGGTVYAFCLRVPPAERRMDEPVRAEQAKEIQLMHRAPVVGILVLDGRSIPLPEPLEVAHDLSKSPDMQGSHQLLVVSEEQFKVFTLPKVSSKLKLKLTALEGCRVRKVTVANFGSCKTDDYSENDLAVLTNLGDIQIISLPFLKLQIRYPCIRKEDVSGIASCVFTKYGQGFYLISPSEFERFSLSTKWLVEPRCIVDMPEVTSNNHVHKKSGMENATRKSRGPERSLGDYGEDERKSGRLMEHALLNDEKVLKEIQSTLEGGRGSYAERNLARSPLGHGLSNGGD; this comes from the exons ATGGCCAA gaTTTTTGTTGCCAAGATAACTACGGCAAGGAAGATGAGAAGGTTCTTAAGACCCGGACATGATCCAGTGAGAGAGAGGCTTAAACGTGACCTTTTCCAGTTTAACAAG ACTGTTGAACATGGATTTCCCCATCAACCCAGTGCACTGGGCTATAGCCCATTTCTCCACCTTATGGCCATTGGAACGCGATCAGGAGCCATTAAACT ATATGGTGCTCCTGGGGTGGAGTTCATGGGtttacatgaagaaaacaatACTGTAATGCAGATTCACTTTATACCTGATCAG TGCCAGCTGGTGACATTGCTAGATGATAACAGTTTGCACCTTTGGAGCCTGAAGCAGCACAGTGGAGTATCTGAGCTGCGGGAGGAGCACCGCTTCACGTTGAAAGGGCCACCTGG GTCTCCACCAAGTGCCACGCAGATAACAGCTGTCCTTCCCCATTCCTCACGGGAAGTCCTGTATCTTGGCACGGAGAGTGGCAACATCTTTGTAGTGGAGCTTCCATCCTTCAGAGTGCTAGAGGACAGGACCATAACCTctgaggctgtgctgcagcg AGTACCGGAAGATTACTGTAACAGACGATCATGTGAATTGGTGGAAGCCCTTCGGGAACATCCCAAGAACCCTGACCAGATCCTGATTGGATACAGCAGGGGCTTGATTGTCCTCTGGGACCTGCAGAGTAACAAAGTGACACACCATTTCCTGGGCAGCCAG CAACTGGAGAACCTCTACTGGCAAAGGGATGGCAGTAAATTCATTAGTTGTCACTATGATGGAAGTTACACCCAGTGGCCACTATCCAGTGACAACAGGCAGCATGAGCCTCTGGAAAACATTGTGCCTTATG GTCCATTTCCTTGCAAGGCCATCTCCAAGATCTACTGGCAGACAACAAAAAATGG GATTCCTTACATTATATTCCAAGGAGGGATGCCCCGAGCTAGCTATGGTGACCGGCACAGTATTTCTGTTGTCCATGGCAGTCAGCAAACAGCCTTTGATTTCACATCACGGGTGATAGACTTCTTTATAATCTTCAGTTCAGAGCCTACTGCAG AGTTTGATGACCCTTCTGCTATGGTGGTGCTGGCAGAAGAAGAGCTGGTAGTTATAGATTTGAAAactgcaggctggccagcagtCCATCCTCCATACCTGGCTTCTCTCCATTGCTCAGCCATCACCTGCTCACACCATGTCTCCAACATCCCTCTGAAACTGTGGGAGAGGATTATCAGTGCTGGGAGCAAGCAGAACATTCACTACTCAAATATG CCATGGCCGATTGATGGTGGCACCAACATAGCTCCAGATCCTCCACAGAGGGACTTGCTTCTAACAGG GCATGAAGATGGTACTGTGCGGTTTTGGGACGCATCTGGTGTCTGCTTACATCTTCTCTATAAGCTAAGCACAGTGAGAGTATTTCTCACAGATGCTGATCCCAATGACAATATGAACACCCTGGGTGAGGATGAATGGCCTCCACTTCGCAAA GTTGGTACCTTCGACCCTTACAGTGATGATCCTAGACTTGGGATCCAGAAGATCTACCTGTGTAAATACAGTGGATACTTGGCTGTAGCTGGTACAGCAGGACAG atacTAGTGATGGAACTGAATGACGAAGATGCAGAACATGTTGTGGACCACGCTGAAGCAGATCTCCTGCAGGACCAAGAGGGCTATCGATGGAAAGGTcatgagaaattaaaaactcGAGATGGACCTGTTCGATTTGAAGCTGGTTTTCAACCATTTGTCCTTGTCCAATGTCAACCACCAGCTGTAGTCACCTCATTGGCCCTTCACTCTGAATGGAAACTTGTGGCCTTTGGTACCAGTCATGGTTTTGGGCTTTTTGACCACCAGCAGAAACGACTGGTCTTTGTCAA GTGTACGCTGCATCCTAGTGATCAATTGGCCTTAGAAGGCCCACTGTCTCGGGTGAAATCCTTGAAGAAGTCCCTCCGTCAATCGTTCAGACGGATTAGAAGAAGCCGGGTATCTAGTAGGAAGCGACGAGGAGGGAGTGGAAATGCCTCAGAC GTGCAAGAAGCAAACGCCAAATTTGACCAAGACACATTGCAGGAAATGGAACTGGCTCCAGTCCAGCGGAAGATTGAAGCCCGGTCTGCAGAAGACTCCTTCACTGGCTTTGTGCGAACCTTATATTTTGCTGATACCTTCTTGAGAGACA GCTCCCGCCACTGCCCATCCTTGTGGGCAGGCACCAATGGAGGTACAGTCTACGCCTTCTGTTTACGTGTTCCTCCAGCAGAGAGGAGGATGGATGAACCTgtcagggcagagcagg CCAAAGAGATTCAGCTGATGCACAGGGCTCCTGTTGTGGGTATACTTGTCTTGGACGGACGCAGCATTCCCCTCCCAGAACCTCTAGAAGTGGCACATGACCTTTCTAAGAGTCCTGATATGCAAGGCAGCCATCAACTGTTGGTAGTGTCTGAAGAGCAATTTAAG GTGTTCACATTACCCAAAGTTAGCTCCAAACTGAAGCTCAAGCTGACGGCCCTGGAAGGCTGTAGGGTACGAAAGGTGACGGTTGCAAACTTTGGCAGCTGCAAGACTGACGATTACAGTGAAAATGACCTGGCTGTCCTAACTAATCTAGGAGACATTCAGATCATCTCACTGCCCTTCCTCAAGTTACAGATCCGCTACCCTTGCATCCGCAAAGAGGATGTGAGCGGCATTGCATCCTGCGTCTTCACTAAATATGGCCAAG GTTTCTATCTGATCTCTCCATCGGAGTTTGAGAGGTTTTCGCTTTCTACCAAATGGTTAGTGGAGCCCCGGTGCATTGTGGACATGCCGGAAGTTACAAGCAACAACCATGTGCACAAGAAATCTGGCATGGAGAATGCAACAAGAAAATCCAG gGGACCAGAAAGGAGTTTGGGTGACTATGGAGAAGATG aaaggaagTCTGGGAGGCTGATGGAACATGCCTTACTCAATGACGAAA AAGTCCTGAAGGAGATCCAGAGTACTctggagggaggcagagg GAGCtatgcagaaagaaatttgGCAAGAAGTCCATTAGGACACGGACTAAGTAATGGAGGAG ATTGA
- the LLGL2 gene encoding LLGL scribble cell polarity complex component 2 isoform X1: MAKIFVAKITTARKMRRFLRPGHDPVRERLKRDLFQFNKTVEHGFPHQPSALGYSPFLHLMAIGTRSGAIKLYGAPGVEFMGLHEENNTVMQIHFIPDQCQLVTLLDDNSLHLWSLKQHSGVSELREEHRFTLKGPPGSPPSATQITAVLPHSSREVLYLGTESGNIFVVELPSFRVLEDRTITSEAVLQRVPEDYCNRRSCELVEALREHPKNPDQILIGYSRGLIVLWDLQSNKVTHHFLGSQQLENLYWQRDGSKFISCHYDGSYTQWPLSSDNRQHEPLENIVPYGPFPCKAISKIYWQTTKNGIPYIIFQGGMPRASYGDRHSISVVHGSQQTAFDFTSRVIDFFIIFSSEPTAEFDDPSAMVVLAEEELVVIDLKTAGWPAVHPPYLASLHCSAITCSHHVSNIPLKLWERIISAGSKQNIHYSNMPWPIDGGTNIAPDPPQRDLLLTGHEDGTVRFWDASGVCLHLLYKLSTVRVFLTDADPNDNMNTLGEDEWPPLRKVGTFDPYSDDPRLGIQKIYLCKYSGYLAVAGTAGQILVMELNDEDAEHVVDHAEADLLQDQEGYRWKGHEKLKTRDGPVRFEAGFQPFVLVQCQPPAVVTSLALHSEWKLVAFGTSHGFGLFDHQQKRLVFVKCTLHPSDQLALEGPLSRVKSLKKSLRQSFRRIRRSRVSSRKRRGGSGNASDVQEANAKFDQDTLQEMELAPVQRKIEARSAEDSFTGFVRTLYFADTFLRDSSRHCPSLWAGTNGGTVYAFCLRVPPAERRMDEPVRAEQAKEIQLMHRAPVVGILVLDGRSIPLPEPLEVAHDLSKSPDMQGSHQLLVVSEEQFKVFTLPKVSSKLKLKLTALEGCRVRKVTVANFGSCKTDDYSENDLAVLTNLGDIQIISLPFLKLQIRYPCIRKEDVSGIASCVFTKYGQGFYLISPSEFERFSLSTKWLVEPRCIVDMPEVTSNNHVHKKSGMENATRKSRGPERSLGDYGEDERKSGRLMEHALLNDEKVLKEIQSTLEGGRGSYAERNLARSPLGHGLSNGGAD; this comes from the exons ATGGCCAA gaTTTTTGTTGCCAAGATAACTACGGCAAGGAAGATGAGAAGGTTCTTAAGACCCGGACATGATCCAGTGAGAGAGAGGCTTAAACGTGACCTTTTCCAGTTTAACAAG ACTGTTGAACATGGATTTCCCCATCAACCCAGTGCACTGGGCTATAGCCCATTTCTCCACCTTATGGCCATTGGAACGCGATCAGGAGCCATTAAACT ATATGGTGCTCCTGGGGTGGAGTTCATGGGtttacatgaagaaaacaatACTGTAATGCAGATTCACTTTATACCTGATCAG TGCCAGCTGGTGACATTGCTAGATGATAACAGTTTGCACCTTTGGAGCCTGAAGCAGCACAGTGGAGTATCTGAGCTGCGGGAGGAGCACCGCTTCACGTTGAAAGGGCCACCTGG GTCTCCACCAAGTGCCACGCAGATAACAGCTGTCCTTCCCCATTCCTCACGGGAAGTCCTGTATCTTGGCACGGAGAGTGGCAACATCTTTGTAGTGGAGCTTCCATCCTTCAGAGTGCTAGAGGACAGGACCATAACCTctgaggctgtgctgcagcg AGTACCGGAAGATTACTGTAACAGACGATCATGTGAATTGGTGGAAGCCCTTCGGGAACATCCCAAGAACCCTGACCAGATCCTGATTGGATACAGCAGGGGCTTGATTGTCCTCTGGGACCTGCAGAGTAACAAAGTGACACACCATTTCCTGGGCAGCCAG CAACTGGAGAACCTCTACTGGCAAAGGGATGGCAGTAAATTCATTAGTTGTCACTATGATGGAAGTTACACCCAGTGGCCACTATCCAGTGACAACAGGCAGCATGAGCCTCTGGAAAACATTGTGCCTTATG GTCCATTTCCTTGCAAGGCCATCTCCAAGATCTACTGGCAGACAACAAAAAATGG GATTCCTTACATTATATTCCAAGGAGGGATGCCCCGAGCTAGCTATGGTGACCGGCACAGTATTTCTGTTGTCCATGGCAGTCAGCAAACAGCCTTTGATTTCACATCACGGGTGATAGACTTCTTTATAATCTTCAGTTCAGAGCCTACTGCAG AGTTTGATGACCCTTCTGCTATGGTGGTGCTGGCAGAAGAAGAGCTGGTAGTTATAGATTTGAAAactgcaggctggccagcagtCCATCCTCCATACCTGGCTTCTCTCCATTGCTCAGCCATCACCTGCTCACACCATGTCTCCAACATCCCTCTGAAACTGTGGGAGAGGATTATCAGTGCTGGGAGCAAGCAGAACATTCACTACTCAAATATG CCATGGCCGATTGATGGTGGCACCAACATAGCTCCAGATCCTCCACAGAGGGACTTGCTTCTAACAGG GCATGAAGATGGTACTGTGCGGTTTTGGGACGCATCTGGTGTCTGCTTACATCTTCTCTATAAGCTAAGCACAGTGAGAGTATTTCTCACAGATGCTGATCCCAATGACAATATGAACACCCTGGGTGAGGATGAATGGCCTCCACTTCGCAAA GTTGGTACCTTCGACCCTTACAGTGATGATCCTAGACTTGGGATCCAGAAGATCTACCTGTGTAAATACAGTGGATACTTGGCTGTAGCTGGTACAGCAGGACAG atacTAGTGATGGAACTGAATGACGAAGATGCAGAACATGTTGTGGACCACGCTGAAGCAGATCTCCTGCAGGACCAAGAGGGCTATCGATGGAAAGGTcatgagaaattaaaaactcGAGATGGACCTGTTCGATTTGAAGCTGGTTTTCAACCATTTGTCCTTGTCCAATGTCAACCACCAGCTGTAGTCACCTCATTGGCCCTTCACTCTGAATGGAAACTTGTGGCCTTTGGTACCAGTCATGGTTTTGGGCTTTTTGACCACCAGCAGAAACGACTGGTCTTTGTCAA GTGTACGCTGCATCCTAGTGATCAATTGGCCTTAGAAGGCCCACTGTCTCGGGTGAAATCCTTGAAGAAGTCCCTCCGTCAATCGTTCAGACGGATTAGAAGAAGCCGGGTATCTAGTAGGAAGCGACGAGGAGGGAGTGGAAATGCCTCAGAC GTGCAAGAAGCAAACGCCAAATTTGACCAAGACACATTGCAGGAAATGGAACTGGCTCCAGTCCAGCGGAAGATTGAAGCCCGGTCTGCAGAAGACTCCTTCACTGGCTTTGTGCGAACCTTATATTTTGCTGATACCTTCTTGAGAGACA GCTCCCGCCACTGCCCATCCTTGTGGGCAGGCACCAATGGAGGTACAGTCTACGCCTTCTGTTTACGTGTTCCTCCAGCAGAGAGGAGGATGGATGAACCTgtcagggcagagcagg CCAAAGAGATTCAGCTGATGCACAGGGCTCCTGTTGTGGGTATACTTGTCTTGGACGGACGCAGCATTCCCCTCCCAGAACCTCTAGAAGTGGCACATGACCTTTCTAAGAGTCCTGATATGCAAGGCAGCCATCAACTGTTGGTAGTGTCTGAAGAGCAATTTAAG GTGTTCACATTACCCAAAGTTAGCTCCAAACTGAAGCTCAAGCTGACGGCCCTGGAAGGCTGTAGGGTACGAAAGGTGACGGTTGCAAACTTTGGCAGCTGCAAGACTGACGATTACAGTGAAAATGACCTGGCTGTCCTAACTAATCTAGGAGACATTCAGATCATCTCACTGCCCTTCCTCAAGTTACAGATCCGCTACCCTTGCATCCGCAAAGAGGATGTGAGCGGCATTGCATCCTGCGTCTTCACTAAATATGGCCAAG GTTTCTATCTGATCTCTCCATCGGAGTTTGAGAGGTTTTCGCTTTCTACCAAATGGTTAGTGGAGCCCCGGTGCATTGTGGACATGCCGGAAGTTACAAGCAACAACCATGTGCACAAGAAATCTGGCATGGAGAATGCAACAAGAAAATCCAG gGGACCAGAAAGGAGTTTGGGTGACTATGGAGAAGATG aaaggaagTCTGGGAGGCTGATGGAACATGCCTTACTCAATGACGAAA AAGTCCTGAAGGAGATCCAGAGTACTctggagggaggcagagg GAGCtatgcagaaagaaatttgGCAAGAAGTCCATTAGGACACGGACTAAGTAATGGAGGAG CAGATTGA